The stretch of DNA CGCCGATGCGGCCGTCGCGGATACGTTTCGCCCGAACGCGCGACCTGGGTAGAACCCGCGTTCCGCCCCGGCGCCGACCGGGCCGACCCCACAGCGAGGAGCACCGATGGCGTCATCCAGCGCCGGGCTGCACGAGCCCGAGGCAAGCCTCGACCCGGCGACCATCGACCGCCATCGGGCGCTCGTCTCGATCCAGGAAGAGCTCGAGGCCGTCGACTGGTACGGGCAGCGCGTCGACGCGACCGCCGACCCAAGCCTCGCCGCGGTGCTCGCGCACAACCGTGACGAGGAGATGGAGCACGCCGCGATGGCGATCGAGTGGCTGCGTCGCAACAGCCCCACGTTCGACCAGCACCTGCGCACCTATCTCTTCACCGACGACCCCATCACCGAGATCGAGGCCGAAGCCGAAGGCGCGGCGACCGGCGGCACGGGTCCCCGTGCCGGATCACTCGGCATCGGATCCCTGCGCCACGCCGGAGGACAGCGATGAACCATCTCATGCGCGAGCTCGCGCCCATCACCGAAGAGGGATGGGACGCGATCGAGGAGACCGCGCGCGCGACGGTCGGGCGTTTCCTCGCGGCGCGCCGACTCGTCGACTTCGAGGG from Acidimicrobiia bacterium encodes:
- a CDS encoding ferritin-like domain-containing protein yields the protein MASSSAGLHEPEASLDPATIDRHRALVSIQEELEAVDWYGQRVDATADPSLAAVLAHNRDEEMEHAAMAIEWLRRNSPTFDQHLRTYLFTDDPITEIEAEAEGAATGGTGPRAGSLGIGSLRHAGGQR